A window from Enterocloster bolteae encodes these proteins:
- a CDS encoding PTS galactitol transporter subunit IIC: MQILYNIFNTILDAGAVVMLPIIITIIGLIFRVKLSKAFRSGLTIGIGFAGINLVINMMKSNLGPAAQAMVQNFGIKLDILDVGWGAIAAVTWSSPIIAILIFCILATNIVMLVLKATDTLDVDIWNYHHMAIVGIMVYFVTKNVAMGIGATVIMAIITFKLSDWTAPLVEDYFGIPGVSLPTMSALSSIIIAAPLNWLLDKIPGINKIDFEIKDAKKYLGFFGEPTIMGLVLGCVIGVLAKYSVADIMALGVNMAAVMVLIPKMTSLFMEGLMPISEAAKKFTQEKFKGRKFLIGLDAAVVVGNPDVITTSLIVIPLTILMAAVLPGNRVLPFADLAVVTFRVALVVAITRGNLFKNIIMGLVCTGAILLAGTATAPVLTQLATSVGLDLGEGMITSFAATSLTVSFLVYEAFIKKPYIFVPVLIAVMAAVWVFMNRYNKKKTMLAGGNDVAGN; this comes from the coding sequence ATGCAGATACTTTATAATATTTTCAATACGATTCTGGATGCAGGCGCTGTGGTCATGCTTCCAATCATCATAACCATCATAGGGCTTATTTTCCGGGTGAAATTATCAAAGGCTTTCAGAAGCGGCCTTACCATCGGCATTGGCTTTGCGGGTATTAATCTGGTCATCAACATGATGAAGAGCAATCTGGGGCCTGCCGCCCAGGCCATGGTGCAGAATTTCGGTATTAAGCTGGACATTCTGGATGTGGGCTGGGGAGCCATCGCGGCAGTTACATGGTCATCGCCGATTATCGCTATCCTTATATTCTGTATTCTGGCCACCAACATTGTTATGCTGGTACTGAAGGCCACAGATACCCTGGATGTGGATATCTGGAATTATCATCACATGGCAATCGTAGGAATCATGGTTTATTTTGTGACTAAAAATGTGGCAATGGGTATCGGTGCAACGGTCATCATGGCCATTATCACATTTAAGCTGTCAGACTGGACCGCGCCTCTGGTGGAGGATTACTTCGGTATTCCCGGCGTATCCCTTCCAACCATGTCAGCTCTTTCCTCCATCATTATCGCAGCACCCCTTAACTGGCTGCTGGATAAGATACCCGGAATCAACAAGATTGATTTTGAAATCAAGGATGCCAAGAAATATCTGGGATTCTTTGGTGAACCCACCATCATGGGCCTGGTACTTGGCTGCGTTATCGGTGTTCTGGCCAAGTATTCAGTGGCTGATATTATGGCGTTGGGCGTAAACATGGCGGCTGTCATGGTATTGATTCCCAAGATGACCTCTCTTTTTATGGAAGGACTTATGCCAATCTCAGAGGCTGCCAAAAAGTTTACCCAGGAGAAGTTTAAGGGCAGGAAATTCCTTATCGGCCTGGATGCGGCGGTTGTAGTGGGAAATCCTGATGTCATCACCACATCCCTGATTGTCATTCCGCTAACCATCCTTATGGCTGCCGTACTTCCGGGAAACCGCGTGCTTCCCTTTGCGGACCTGGCGGTTGTGACCTTCCGTGTGGCCCTGGTGGTTGCTATCACCAGAGGAAACCTGTTTAAGAACATCATCATGGGCCTGGTGTGTACAGGGGCCATCCTGCTGGCAGGTACGGCTACAGCGCCTGTCCTGACCCAGCTGGCCACCTCCGTGGGACTGGACCTGGGGGAAGGAATGATTACATCCTTCGCTGCCACCAGCCTTACGGTAAGCTTTCTGGTGTACGAGGCATTCATCAAAAAGCCGTACATTTTTGTGCCGGTACTGATTGCGGTTATGGCAGCCGTATGGGTGTTCATGAATCGTTATAACAAGAAGAAAACAATGTTAGCAGGAGGAAATGATGTTGCGGGCAATTGA
- a CDS encoding PTS sugar transporter subunit IIB yields MKRILVACGNGIATSTVVATKIREKCEDNGIPVSVTQCKLLEVESKADDFDLLVTTGKFTGGNVNIPVVGAISLLTGINEDATLDEILSHLK; encoded by the coding sequence ATGAAACGTATATTAGTGGCATGTGGAAATGGAATCGCAACATCAACGGTAGTGGCAACCAAAATCAGGGAGAAATGTGAAGACAACGGAATCCCGGTATCTGTAACCCAGTGCAAGCTTCTGGAGGTGGAATCCAAGGCGGATGATTTTGATTTGCTGGTTACCACAGGAAAGTTTACGGGCGGCAATGTGAATATCCCGGTGGTAGGCGCCATTTCCCTGCTGACAGGAATTAATGAGGATGCAACGCTGGATGAGATTCTGTCCCATCTGAAATAA
- a CDS encoding bifunctional 4-hydroxy-2-oxoglutarate aldolase/2-dehydro-3-deoxy-phosphogluconate aldolase, with protein sequence MNIEKFPKVTVILRGYTYSQTRTVVKNLVGTCLGSVEITMNTPGALESIRKISQEFGAQIMVGAGTVLTYEEAVEAIEAGAAFLLSPTVFEKRILDLCRERGVVSVPGAFSPSEIRQSFLDGADIVKIFPAGRLGSRYVSDIQAPLGKMPLMVVGGIGTSNVQEYFAAGASFAGIGSGIFLKEDILNENEEGIRGSIAAMEEKMKSMEEKES encoded by the coding sequence ATGAATATAGAAAAATTTCCGAAAGTGACAGTAATCTTAAGAGGCTATACCTATTCACAGACCCGCACGGTTGTCAAGAACCTGGTGGGGACCTGCTTAGGCTCCGTTGAAATTACCATGAATACTCCGGGAGCCCTGGAATCCATACGGAAAATCAGCCAGGAATTTGGAGCACAAATCATGGTGGGAGCCGGCACGGTCCTTACTTATGAAGAAGCCGTGGAGGCCATTGAGGCAGGTGCAGCCTTTTTGTTGTCTCCCACGGTATTTGAAAAGCGCATATTGGACCTGTGCCGGGAGCGCGGCGTGGTGTCTGTACCGGGGGCTTTTTCACCTTCGGAAATCAGACAGAGTTTTCTGGACGGGGCGGATATTGTGAAGATATTCCCTGCCGGCAGGCTGGGGAGCAGATATGTGTCAGATATCCAGGCGCCTCTGGGGAAAATGCCGCTGATGGTCGTGGGGGGCATCGGTACCTCAAATGTACAGGAGTACTTTGCGGCAGGGGCATCATTTGCGGGAATCGGTTCGGGTATTTTCCTGAAAGAGGATATACTGAATGAAAATGAAGAGGGAATCCGCGGTTCCATAGCAGCCATGGAAGAGAAAATGAAGAGTATGGAGGAAAAAGAATCATGA
- the ilvD gene encoding dihydroxy-acid dehydratase, protein MLRAIDKLEPFQKAISKAHLASAGVSIDSLDHKPLIAVANSWNEICPGHEPLKQLAEEVKKGILEAGGEPIEFNTVAMCDGIAQGHSGMRYCLPHREIITDSIEAMVVGEGVFDGVVYMGSCDKIVPGMLNAAARIDLPSVIVTAGPCYAQIKPNESKELRQQFLRGEITERQLIEGTLKYYTGPGICPFLGTANTMGALCESLGMMLPGGSLIPSSTSMRRFSARESGRAVMKMVEKQIRPSQIMTREALENTITLLSAIGGSLNALIHLPALAAELGISLDWDDFSKITTATPVLCSIVPNGNRTVVDLHYAGGIPAVMKELESVMNKDVLTVTGETLGQILERTSQGDREVIKSMDDPVSRADGIQVLYGNLAPQGALVKTSAVPMEVRRFKGTARVFEGEDECYAAFRAKEIKEGDAVIVRYEGPKGGPGMKELHRITEIIKGIPNTAVITDGRFSGASGGLSIGYLCPEAAEGGPIALVKDGDRITVDLYKDYLHLEVSDEELEARRREWKAVRRPREKGLLGRYARLVNTARSGATLSRE, encoded by the coding sequence ATGTTGCGGGCAATTGATAAATTGGAGCCGTTCCAGAAAGCCATATCCAAGGCCCATCTGGCATCGGCAGGCGTTTCCATCGACTCCCTGGACCACAAGCCGCTCATTGCCGTTGCCAACAGCTGGAATGAGATATGTCCGGGACATGAGCCTTTAAAACAGCTGGCTGAGGAGGTAAAGAAGGGAATCCTGGAAGCCGGCGGCGAGCCCATTGAGTTTAACACGGTAGCCATGTGTGACGGTATTGCCCAGGGGCATTCCGGTATGCGATACTGTCTGCCCCACAGGGAAATCATCACGGATTCCATTGAAGCCATGGTGGTGGGCGAGGGAGTGTTTGACGGAGTAGTGTACATGGGTTCCTGCGATAAAATCGTGCCGGGAATGCTGAACGCAGCAGCACGGATTGACCTTCCTTCAGTTATTGTCACGGCCGGTCCCTGCTATGCCCAGATAAAACCCAATGAGTCAAAGGAACTGCGCCAGCAGTTCCTGCGGGGAGAGATAACAGAGCGGCAGCTGATTGAGGGGACGCTCAAATATTACACGGGCCCCGGAATCTGTCCCTTTCTGGGAACAGCCAATACCATGGGCGCTCTCTGTGAGTCCCTGGGTATGATGCTGCCGGGAGGAAGCCTGATTCCTTCAAGCACCAGCATGCGCCGTTTCAGCGCAAGAGAATCAGGGCGGGCTGTGATGAAGATGGTGGAGAAGCAGATTCGCCCCAGCCAGATTATGACACGGGAGGCGCTGGAGAATACCATCACCCTTCTTTCCGCTATCGGAGGCTCCCTGAATGCCCTGATTCATCTACCGGCACTGGCGGCAGAGCTGGGGATTTCCCTGGACTGGGATGATTTTTCAAAGATTACCACTGCCACGCCGGTACTGTGCTCCATTGTACCCAACGGAAACCGGACCGTGGTAGACCTGCACTATGCAGGCGGAATACCGGCTGTGATGAAAGAGCTGGAGTCTGTAATGAATAAGGATGTGCTGACAGTGACTGGGGAAACACTGGGGCAGATTCTGGAGCGTACGTCTCAGGGCGACAGGGAAGTTATAAAGTCCATGGACGATCCTGTATCCAGGGCAGACGGAATCCAGGTTCTCTATGGCAATCTGGCGCCCCAGGGAGCCCTGGTAAAGACATCGGCAGTTCCCATGGAAGTGCGGCGTTTTAAGGGCACGGCCAGGGTATTTGAGGGCGAGGATGAGTGTTATGCTGCTTTCCGGGCAAAGGAGATAAAGGAAGGTGATGCCGTTATTGTACGCTATGAAGGTCCAAAGGGAGGTCCGGGAATGAAGGAGCTGCACCGGATTACGGAAATCATCAAGGGAATACCCAACACAGCGGTCATCACCGACGGGCGTTTCTCAGGGGCCAGCGGCGGCTTAAGCATCGGATATCTGTGCCCTGAGGCAGCAGAGGGAGGTCCAATTGCCCTGGTTAAGGATGGGGACAGGATAACTGTGGATTTGTATAAGGATTACCTCCATCTGGAGGTCAGCGACGAGGAGCTTGAAGCCAGACGCAGGGAATGGAA
- a CDS encoding PTS sugar transporter subunit IIA, which translates to MSGIAFNESLILEFDKPMTDREVLSAMTDYLCEKGIVKDTYKQAILEREQSFPTGLKTGGINVAIPHADICHVNEAAICVAVLKTPAPFRAMDEPDNDVPVSLVIMLALTEAHGHIEMLQRIVKLIQNQEDMKHIVEAGQPDTIHKIIKQYLLEDEN; encoded by the coding sequence ATGAGCGGCATTGCGTTTAATGAATCATTGATTCTGGAATTTGACAAACCTATGACGGACCGGGAGGTTCTGTCTGCCATGACAGATTATCTCTGTGAAAAGGGCATTGTAAAGGATACATATAAACAGGCCATCCTGGAGCGGGAGCAGTCCTTCCCCACGGGTCTTAAGACCGGGGGAATCAACGTGGCCATTCCTCATGCGGATATCTGCCATGTTAATGAGGCGGCCATCTGCGTGGCGGTGCTTAAGACACCGGCTCCCTTCAGGGCCATGGATGAGCCTGACAATGACGTACCGGTAAGCCTGGTCATCATGCTGGCCCTGACAGAGGCCCACGGACATATTGAGATGCTTCAGCGAATCGTAAAGCTGATTCAGAACCAGGAGGATATGAAACACATAGTGGAGGCAGGACAGCCTGACACCATCCATAAAATCATCAAGCAGTATCTGCTGGAAGATGAAAACTAA